A window of Cloacibacillus sp. An23 genomic DNA:
ACTAAAAGACGCGCCGCGGCGTGAATACGGGGACGATGCTGGCGATTCAGGAGATAACGCTTACATGGGGCAAAGATGAACGGGGCGGACGAAACGCTGCAACGCGCGCGCGTTTTCTTCGTTCTTACGCCGAGGCGCCTGTGCCGGCGCACTATGCGGCGGCCGTATTCAGACGCGCCTTTTTTCAGGATAGTGATGAACTCTCGGACGCGGCCCGCCGGCTGCGCGTGCGCGGCGCGTTGGACGGCGAGACGCTGGAAAAGCGCATTCGCCGTATGAAGAAGCTGCACGTAAGCCTATACGCTTCATTAGACGATATAAAGGCGACGGGGCTCTCCGTGGAGCGCTTCGGAGATTCTTACTCCGTCTGCTTCTTCTGGGACGAGAGCCGCTGCGGAATGCCGGTCCGACGCGGCTCAAACAAAGATTACAACAATCGCGAATCGCCTCTGTGCGGCAAGGACGTTTTGAACGAAAGGGCGTTTATATTGTCTGCGGAACAATACGGACGAATAGTCTGGAACGAGCGCCTGCGCGACGCGGACACCGGAGGCTGGTTCTACCGACTTCATATTTACAATTTGTTCCACGCCCCGCGCACTTTCGCCGGCTCGGAGTTCGTCTCTCGCAAACCGGACTTCCTGTATGAGCAGCTGGCCCATCTGAATTGACTAAAAACGGGTCAAAACTGCTCGTGCATAATGCCTTCCAATAAAAATCCCCCGCGTTGAGCGGGGGATTTCGCGTAGCTTTTTATTTCCGCTTGTTACTTCGCGGCTTTCTTTTCCGTGATGTACTTGTCGATCGCGACGGCGGCCTCTTTGCCCGCGCCCATAGCGAGGATGACGGTGGCCGCGCCGGTTACGATGTCTCCGCCGGCGAATACGCCGGGGACGGAGGTCGCGCCGGTTACGGGGTCGGCCTCGATGTAGCCCCACTTGTTGAGCTTCATCTCGGGGAAGGTGGAGAGAAGGACCTTGTTGGAACCCTGTCCGATGGCTTCGATGGCGCAGTCGGCTTCGATGAAGAACTCGCTTCCCTCGACGGGGACGGGGCGGCGGCGTCCGGAAGCGTCGGGCTCGCCGAGCTCCATCTTGATGCACTTGACGCCCTTGAGCGAGCCGTTGCCGTCGTCGACATATTCGGTCGGGTTCGTGAGCCAGTTGAAGACGATGCCCTCTTCGACGGCGTGATGATACTCTTCGATACGCGCTGGGAGCTCTGCGAGCGAGCGGCGGTAGACTACCGTCACTTCTTCCGCGCCGAGGCGCTTCGCGGAGCGCGCCGCGTCCATAGCGACGTTGCCGCCGCCGATGACGACGACCTTATGCGCCTTCTTGGCGGGCGTGTCGAACTTCGGGAACTCGTAGCCGTGCATGAGGTTGATGCGGGTAAGGTACTCGGAAGCGGAGTAGACGCCGTTGAGCGTCGTTCCTGGGACGCCCTGGAAGTGCGGTGCGCCGGCTCCGACCGCGATGTAGCAGGCGTCGTATTCCTGCATGATCTCCTGCATCGTTATCGTCTTGCCGACGACTACGTTGGTCTCAATGTCCACGCCGAGTTTCTGCATGGCTTCGATTTCCATTTTAACGATTTTCTTCGGAAGACGGAACTCGGGGATGCCGTAGATAAGGACTCCGCCGGCGGCGTGGAGGGCTTCGAATATCTTGACTTCATACCCCATCTTCGCGAGGTCGCCCGCGACTGTGAGGCTCGACGGGCCGGAGCCGACGACGGCCACCCTGCCCTTTTTCTCGCCTTCATAGGGCTTCGCTTCCATGTTCTCCTGCGCGTACTTCCAGTCGGCGACGAGGCGCTCGAGCTTTCCTATAGCGACGGGCTCGAAGTCCTTCATCTTGCCGACGGTGCACTTGCCCTCGCACTGCGATTCCTGCGGGCAGACGCGGCCGCAGACGGCGGGAAGGTTCGTGTACTGATCCATTATCGCGGCGGCGCCGGCCATGTCGCCCTCTTTGATGCACTTGATGAAAGCCGGAATGTCTATCTTAACTGGGCAGCCCGCGACGCATGGCTTCGTCTTGCACTGGAGGCAGCGTCCTGCTTCGGTCCGTCCCTCTTCGAGCGTGTAGCCGAGGCAGACTTCGCCGAAATTGCTCCTGCGGATTTCCGGGTCCTGCTCTTTAATGGGGGTCTTCCACTTCGAGAATGTTACAGCCATGTCTCTTCACCTACTTCTTCAATGTACTTGTCCATAGAAATCTTTTCCTCGTCCTTGTACTGGCGCATGCGGCTCATAAACTCGTCCCAGTTGACCTTGTGTCCGTCGAACTCGGGGCCGTCGACACAGGCGAAGAATATCTTGCCGTCGACCGTGACGCGGCAGCAGCCGCACATTCCGGTGCCGTCCACCATGAGCGGATTGAGCGATACCCATATCGGGAGGCCTAGCTCTTTCGCGGCCTTCGTACCGAACTTCATCATGATGGATGGGCCGATGCACCAGCAGCGGTCTACCTTCTCTCCGCGTTCGATTACGAGCTTCATAGCGTCGGTGACTACGCCCTTCATGCCCTCGGAGCCGTCGTCGGTCGTGACGATGAGTTCATCGGAATACTTGGCGCACTCTTCTTTCATGACGACGAGGCTCGAGGTGCGCCCGCCGAGGATCGTGATGACCTTGTTGCCCTGCAGCTTGAGGGCCTTGATGATCGGGTAGAGTGCCGCTATTCCGACGCCGCCGCCGACCATGAGGACCGTGCCGTATTTCTCGACTTCGCTGGGCGTGCCGAGCGGGCCTGATATGTCTAGGATCGCGTCGCCGGGTTCGAGGCGCGAAAGAGCCGCAGTGGACTTGCCGACGACCTGGAAGACGAGACGGATCTGTCCCTTTTCCTCGCAGTGGTCGGCTATGGTGAGAGGAATTCTCTCGCCAGTTTCGTTCACGCGCAGAACGACGAACTGCCCGGCCTTCGCGTGGCTTGCGATGCGCGGAGCTTCGACCCACATATCGAACTCCTTAGGCGCGATCTTCTGCTTTGATACTATTTTGAACATGACGTACCTCCTTAAGAGTGTAAGAGCAAAATACCCACGATTATCCTCATTTTCACAAACTTATATAAATTTAGCGCAATTCCTTGATTTTGACAATGTGCATTAGCATAAATGAGCCAATCGACTATAAAATAATTTGCAATATTTCGATATCTGGATAATTTTTCGTAGTTTTTTCATCCCGTGCGTGCCATTTTGCCTGCCGCAGGTTATAATGGTTTCAGAATGACTCGTAAGGAGTGGATGAAAATGGAAGTAAAAGTGTATTCGACGCCTTCCTGCCCGTGGTGCGTAAGGGTAAAGGAATACCTCTCCGGCCTCGGAGTGCCCTATACGAACGTGAACATAGCGGAAGACAGGGCCTCGGCCATGGAGCTCGTCAAGAAGACGAAGCAGATCGGTGTGCCGGTGACTTTCATCGGAGATAAATTCGTCGTCGGCTTCAACGAGCCGGAGCTTGAGGCGCTGCTTAAGGAGAACGGGCTTATAGCGTAGCTTTTTGTCCCGCGTGGCGTGAAAAAATTCCCAATAGGGTATATTATAATGACGGCGCGGCGTTTGACGCGCCGTCATTCGCTTTTTGCAAAATACAGACGGAAAGAGGCCGGTGATAACGATGGATAAAATTTCATTCTCCTTCGGCGCGGCGTTCGGCCGAAGCGCCGCGGATTGGTGTTCGCTCCGCGCGAAGTACGAGGCGGCGGCGCTCGAGGCGCAGAGCTGGATCAACGGGACGCCGTTCGGGACGGAGGGCCACGGCTGGATGGCACTGCCCGATTGTTCCGTCGCCCAGGTCGACGAGACCGCGGAATGGCTGCGCGGCTATGACAGCGTCATTCAGGTCGGCATAGGAGGCTCGGCTCTCGGCAACCTGATGCTTAATCAGGCGCTTCTCGACGGCTTTTACAACGAAACTGAGGCAAAGCCGAAGTTCTACCTCGCGGACAATCCGGACCCGGACAAGACGCGCTCGATATGGGAGCGTGTGAAGGACGGAAAGGTCGCGCTCGTCGGAGTCAGCAAGTCGGGCTCAACGGCGGAGACTATGACGCAGTTCCTATGGTATCGCGACGAGATGCTGAAGAAGGGGCAGAGCGACAGAGATATACTCGTTATCACCGACCCTGAAAAAGGCATCTTCCGAGCTTTCGCTAAAGATTCCGAATGCCGCGTTATGGAGCTTCCCGCCTCAGTCGGAGGACGCTACTCGGTGCTTTGTCCGGCCGGGCTCGTCACGGCCGCAGCTCTCGGCATAGACGCCGCGGCGCTGCTGCGCGGCGCCGGCGCTATGCGCGATTTCGTATCCAAAGAGACGGACTTCGCCAAAAACCCGGCCATGCGTCTCGCCGCTCTGCACATGACGCACGCCGAGGAACGCCGCCCGATGTCAGTTCTCATGCCATATTCAAGCAAAATGGCATACTTCGCGGAATGGTACGCGCAGCTCTGGGCCGAGAGCCTGGGCAAAGAAGGCAAGGGGACGACGCCCGTCCGCGCGCTCGGCTCCATAGACCAGCACTCGCAGGTGCAGCTTTACACAGAAGGCCCCGACGATAAATTCTTCACGCTCATCAGCATAAAGGATCACGGCCCGGAAGCCGTAGTGCCTAACATAGATCACGAAGCGCTGAAGCCGCTCGAATATCTCAACGGTCAGGGTATAGGCGCGATGCTGAACCTCGAAGCGAAGAGCACCGCCGCCGCGATAGTCAAGGCTGGTCGCCCGCTCGTCTGGATAGAGCTTGAAAAGCTCGACGAGGAGACCGTCGGCGCGCTCGTCTTCTTCTACGAATACCTTACGGCGCTGACGGGCCGGATGATGGGCGTCAACCCGTTCGACCAGCCCGGAGTGGAGCAGGGCAAAAAATATACCTACGGCCTGATGGGCCGCTCCGGCTATGAAAAAGACGCCGAAGAAGTCGGCGAGTGGTTCGCGAAAATCACCGCTGACAGCGTCGAGGCGGTTTACAAGGAACTACGAGCCGGCGACGAAACGGGGATTGGAGACCGCAAATAAAGGCAGCGTATCGGGCACCGGGAAGGCGCGAGATATTCAGCCGGTTTTGTTGTCCCTGAACCCCAAAGGAGTCTGCACTTTGGCGCACGACTTTGCTTGCAAAGCATAGCGCGTTATGCGTTCTCCCGGCATCTCTGCGAAGACGCAGGTGCCGCCGGGGACTGCAAACAGATTTGAAGCGGCCGGAAAACAGGGCTGTAATTGCGCGGCATGAGACTCCATAAACGCTGGGCTTGTCTCATCAGCAGACAGTGCGTACATGAAAGCCCTCGTACCGTACTGCGACGGACTTGGGAATAAAATGTCCAGAACTTGTGGACGTACTCTTACAAAAATTGAAATAGGCGGGAGGACATTTTAAGGTTTTCCCGCCTAGTTTGCCCATCGGCACGGAAAGGCGAGCCAGCCGGCGGCGGCACATGAAATGCGCCCTGCCTCTTGCCGTTGGCTGGCTCGGCTGGCTTCGTTATTTCACTGGTGAATAATACTTAGAGCATTATTGTGTGATTTTTTATTTGTTTAATCGTTTGACCGGCATAGACATCACATCAGTAAAATGCTTACGTAAAATCTCTATAAATAGCGCACCCTTAATAAATGGTTTAAGATTACTTGCTGCAATCTCAAAATATTGGGAATAACTCCAATCTAGCACATCTTCACCGCACCAGAAACCAAACAGTTCAGCCGCCAAATCCATCTGCTGGCTGGATAGGGACTTCCACATAATCTGTAACCGAAGGCGGTCGCAGTTTTTTTCGAGCTGTTCGGCGCGGATGTTCTGTTGAGCAAAATCATGTACATTTGTCCAATACTGTTTCAAATCAATATGATTGGAGAAAAGGATGCTGCAATCAATGTAGGAAAATATCTCTGCCATACAGAGGATGCGCCGCCGGTGAAATGCCTCCATTTCCCGTTCCAACCCTTCAGCCCGGTTTATTTGATGTCTCTCCCTGCAAGCGTAGGCTTCATTTTCCATCGCTTGGAATGCTTCATCGACTTTCTTTGCAATAGTAAACATTTGGATTTCATCGGCATTATTGCGTTTTCGAAGGTTGTTCCAACTATCCTGCTCTAACTTATCTTCTTTGGAATAGCAGACCGGGCATATAGCCTGTACAGGCACGATTTCTCTTGCCAAACAGTAGGGACAAAGGATTCTTGTTTTTGTGCTCAATGTCGTCACCTCCGTGGATTTTGTGGATTTTATATTTTGATTTGTCAATTTCTTGTTTTTTCACGCTTCGGGTTGAGGGGGGCAGCGAGTCCGACTTCTGTGCAAGCATTTTTCAACCGCTTTTTCTTCTTCGGGCAGCTTCTCAAAATGCAATTTATGAAAATATAAAAATAGCCATAGCAGAGCGGCCGCTATTTGCCGCGCGGTTATTTTTGAGTCAAAAGCTTATTTTACGCGTTTCAGTCCGAAATTTTCAGCCTGATGAAGTCGCCCGTAAGATTCCAGCTTTTTTCTATGATGTTCGCCGTTTCGCCGGGCTGCATCCATGGGAGCATGTTGGCGATGCCGAAGGCGTCGACTATCGTGATGAATCTTTCTCCGCTGTCGTTGATGTAAAGGTATACGCCCTCGGGCTGCTGTTTCGCCATTTATCGCGCCTCCAAACTTCGTCTGCCGATAATTATACTACACACGGATTTCTTTTGAAAAAGCCGGCCGGCGCTTGCGCTTCATCGGAGAGGACGTCTTCGGCGCGCAAGTTTACTATATGAGCCGTTCATATATTATAATTTATATGCGAGATAAAGTTTGTTGAAATTTTTGCGGGCGCATAGAGCCGCCGGCTGGTGGTGACATGAGGATGGTCTCAATAGTATGGATAGTGTTCGTTCTGCTTATAGCGGCCCCAGGCATAATCGTGCGCGTGTTCTTCAGGGGAGGGAGGCGCTGACGTGCCGCCGCTCGCGTATTATCTCGCGGCTTTCGCCGTGTATACCATATCGATAATCCTTCTTACGGGGCAGTCTTTCCCGATGAAGGAGAGCGTCAGGTCGTTCTATCTTGGCAACCGCGCAGTTCCGCTGTGGCCTACTGCGGCGACTTTCTGCGCGACGTGGATCAGCCCGCTTTCTCTCGTCGGCTTCAGCATGTGGTATTACCGCGATGGATGGGTGGCATTCTGGTCGTCGGTCAACGGCTGGATGCTCGGCTTTCTCTTTTTCCCGTTTATTGTGAAGCGTCTGCGCATGGCGCGCGTCATGTCGATGCCTGAGTGGCTCGAGAAGAGCTGCGGCGACGTGCGCGTGCGCCGGCTCGCGGCGGCGGCGATGATTTTCCTCTACACTGTGTACCTCGTCATTCAGTTCCGCGCATTCGGCGTCATAGTCTCGTATATGCTTCAGATACCGCAGGGGTTCGCATCTACGTCGCTTATTTATCTTTTCGTGCTTTATACGACTTTCGGCGGCTATCCGTCGGTGGTCCGCAGCGATTCACTGAATCTTCTGCTGATAATCATAGGCGTGAGCGCTGCCGCTTACTTCGCTTTGCCCGGCGGCTTCACTTTGTCCGATGCCGCCGAGGTGCTGCGGAGCGAAAGTCTGCGCTCGCCGCCGGAGACTATGAGCGCGGCTGAAATTTTTTCAAGCTTCGCGGTCATGCTCACGTGGGGCTTCGGCGTCGCTGCCAACCCTCAGTACGCCGTTAGGATCATCGCATGCCGGAGCCGCCGCGAAGCTTTCCGTCTGCTGTCGGCCGCGCCCTATATAATCGGGTGGATATATCTGTGTGTGAGCTTTTTCGTCATGGTCTGCCGCGTCTGTCATCCCGACATCGGCGTCATGGAGGAGACGCTCGGATTTGCCGTTCTTGGGCAGTTTCTGCCGCCTTTTGCGAGTATGCTTCTTCTGGTATGCGTCATAGCTTCCGCCGTGAGCACGGCGAATTCGCAGCTTTTGCTCGCGGCCTGCTCGCTCTGCTATGATCTGTTTCCGAGGCGCGCGCCGCGCGGCGGCGTTTTCGGCGATGAACGCTTTTTGATCGCGAACCGCGCCGCAGTCACGGTGATAGCCTCGGCGGCTCTGCTGCTCGGCACGGCGGAGCTTCCGGGCTATATGAGGCTCGGTTCGATAAGCTGGACGCTCGTCGCCATTTTGTATTTTTACCCGCTTTTTACGCCGCGTCTCGTCGTCCGTGAGATTCTGTTCTCTGTGCTTTTGTGCGCCGTCGCGGCTCAGCTTTTTCTTATTTTCGTATTCGGCCTTGAGCCGGAGTACGCGATGCTCGCGGTGATGGCGGGCGAGGGTCTGGTATTCGCGCTGCGCCGCCGCGCGCGGGAGGCCTCCGATGTTTAGACGCATAAGCCTCGAAAGCCTTATGAAATGGATATTCCTGCTGATCGCTCTTTCTACGGCGGTTCTGATTCTCGGCACGCGGCTTTATCAGAGTTACGCGCAGAAGCGGGAGTCGGCGGCGGCCTCAGCCGAACGTCTCGTGAGGCTGCTAGATATGTACGACATCAATTATTCCGAGGCGGTAATCCTTGAGGAGCTCGGGCCGTACTGGCGTCGGTGCGCCGCGGGCGAGCCCCCATCGCTGACGGTCGAGAGCGGAGGGAGGTATTACGGTTTCGTCCCTGCGCCCGAGGCGATCTACTCCGATATGGTGGAGGAGGAGCGCTATCTGATACTCGTCGGCATACTCGGCCTCATCGTCGCCGTCGAGCTCGCCGTGTTTCTCTCGTACATACTTACGCGCCCGCTCAGGCGGCTCACGCGTATGTGCAGGGAGATTGCGGACGGCAAGCCGGTGCGCGCGCCGCTGGCGCTTTTGTCGCCGTCGGAGTTTTACGAGCTTACCGCGAGTTTCAACGATATGTCGGCGCAGCTTGAGCGGTGGCGCGAGGTGCAGCGGCAGCTCAGCAGGATGGACAGACTTGCGGCCCTCGGAGCGATGATTTCCAGCCTTTCTCACGAGATACGCAATCCGCTCGCGAGCATGAGGATTCAGGCAGATTTGCTGCGTGACGGGATAGAGCGGTTCGCGTCCGGCGATTTCAGCGGCGAAGACATTGGCGACGCGGAGGAGCAGATAAAGGTCCTCGGCGAGGAGATAGACAGGCTGAACAACATCGTCGTGCAGCTTCTGTCCTTTGTCAGGCCGCGTCCCGCAGTGCTGACGCCGACGAAGCTCGACGCGCTTCTGCCGTGGGCCGGCTCAATGCTAGGCGCGCAGGCGCGGAAGCACGGAGTTAGACTGACGCTCAAAAGCACGGAGCCAGACGTGACTGTGATGGCGGACGGAGAGTCGCTGCGGCAGATTGTGATGAATCTCGCGCTCAATTCCATTCAGGCGATGGAGGAGGGCGGCGGAAGCCTCACCGTTTCCGTCGGGCTTTCGCCGCCCTCGGCCGGCGGCGGCGAAAGGGGCGTGATCACCGTCGCGGATACCGGCGGCGGCATACCGAGCGGGATAGAGCACAGGATATTCGACCCGTTCTTCACGACGAGGAAGGACGGCACGGGGCTCGGGCTCAGCATCGTACAGAGGATAACGGAAAATCTTGGCGGCGAGCTGTCGCTTGAGAACAGCGGCGGCGGAGCTGTATTCAGAATATATTTCAAGCTTGCGGAGCGGAGGATGGAACAATGAGCATCTGGATAGTAGACGACGAAACGAACCTCGCTAACGGCCTCAAACGCGCTTTTGAAAGAAAGGGCTACGACGTTGAATGTTTTTCCGGCGTGAGGGAGCTATACGACGCGCTGAACGTTTCTATACCGTCGCTGGTGTTCCTCGACCAATGCCTTCCCGACGGGAACGGGCTGGACGCGCTGCCTGCGGTGCTGAAGGCAGCGCCGCGCTGCAAGGTAGTAATGATGACGGCATTCGGCGATTCGAGTCTGATAGTAAAAGCGATCAGGCAGGGCGCGTACAATTATCTCGACAAGCCGTTTCCGCTGGACGCGGCGATGAACATGGCGGAACACGCTTTCGAGTCTATACGTCTGCGCAGTATGAGCGCCCCGGCCTACTGCGACAGCAATCTGCTGGGCTCGTCCCCCGCGATGATGAAGGTGCGCGACGCACTGCTCAAGGTCGCGCCGTATCAGGAGACGACAGTGCTGCTGACCGGCGAAAGCGGGACCGGCAAAGAGGTCGCGGCGCGGATGCTGCACAGCGCGTCGGGCTGCAAAGGCGAGTTCGTCGCGGTCAACTGCTCCGCGATACCCGAAGCGCTGCTCGAGGCGGAGCTTTTCGGCTATATGAAGGGCGCGTACACGGGCGCGGATTCCGACAAGCCCGGGCTTATCGAGGCGGCGGGCGGCGGAACGCTGTTTCTCGACGAGATAGGCGACCTGCCGCTGTCTCTTCAGGCAAAGCTCTTCCGCTTTATGGATCAGCGCACGGTCCGCCCGATAGGCGGGACGAAGGAGAAGAAGGTCAATCTTAAGCTGATATGCGCGACCTGCCTCGATCTTGAGAAAAAGGTGCGCGACGGCAGCTTCCGCAAGGACCTGTATTTCAGAATATCCGTCATACCGCTCAGGCTCCCGCCGCTTCGCGAACGCGGCGGCGGAGATATCGCCGAGCTTGCGGCCTATTTTCTGGAAAATATATCCAGGCGTATGAACAAGAGCGCGCCGGAGCTCACCGACGAAGTGCGCGAGGCGTTTGCGAGCTATCCGTGGCCCGGCAACGTGCGCGAGCTGCGCAACACGATAGAGAGGATTCTGATACTCCGCAGCCCGGACTCCCCGTTCGTGCGTCTCGCAGACCTTCCCGCCGAAATGCTCGAGTGCGGCGCTCAGCCTGTTTCCGGCGGCGCCGAGCGGCGCGGCGCCGGGGTGTCTCTCGGGGAGACGCTCGACGGCGTCGAGCGGCGGCTTATTACCGAGGCTCTTTCGAAATGCGGCGGCAACAAGACTCAGGCGGCTGCCGAGCTGGGCATTTCGCGCTTTTCTCTCATAAGGCGGATGCAGAGGCACGGCCTTGAATGAGCTGAAACTTTTACGCTCTATATACGGCGCGCCGAAAGCTTCAGTGACGCCGAAGCTTTTCCACGGCGCGAACCTTCTTCTGACGCCGCTCGCGGGGCTGACGGAGGCGTGCCGTATGCTGGCGGACGGCAATATGTTCATATCATTCGCGCCGCCGCGCAATTTTTCCGAGCGGATAGAGAACGCGGCGGAATTCTATGAAAACATCCCGGCTCTTCCGTCTATGGACGAGTCGCTATATCCGCAGGTGTGCGGCTGCCCCGGCTACGCCGGTGTGCGGCAGCGCGCGCCGGCGGGCTTCTGGTGCTCGCTGCTCGGGCCGGAAGGTTATCTGAACTGTACGCCGGATCAGGCGGCGGAGCTATCGGGGCTCGGCTTGCGCGAGACGCTGGCGTTTATAGAAAATCTGAAAAATCACGTCGAACCGCCTGGGCTCTTCGCCTCAGGCCTCGCCGAATCGCTCACGATACAGCTCCGGCGCGCGGGACTTGAAGGCAGCGCGGCTTGGTTTCTTATCACGGAGGGAAGAGACGCTCTCGCAGATGAAAAGCTCGCTGAGTGGCGCGTTTCGCGCGGCGTCGGCGAAAGCGTCGTTGACGAGGCGATGCGCGTGCTGCGCGCCCTTGACCCGGCACCAGGCAGAAATTTTTCGCAGCCGCGTTACATTGCGGCAGACGTCGAGTTTTCCGTCTGCGGCGGTGAGGTCGAGCCGCGCCTTATAACAGGCAATCTGCCGTCGCTCGAAGCTCATTTCGCCGAGTTCGGCCTCGCGCGCGGCGAAGCTCCGAGCGAGCGCTGGATGCGCGGCGAGTGGAGCGTTGCCCGCCGCGCGCTGAAGCTTCTCGGCCTTCGCTGCCGCACGGTCATGCGCCTGTCGCTGTACATAGCGTCAAAGCAGCGCGAAAAGATCCTCGACATGAGCCTGCCGCCGAAGCCGATGACCTACGCGGAGGCCGGCGCGGCCCTTTCTCTCCATGCTTCAACGCTGCACCGCTGCGCAAAAAACACGTACTGCATGATAAACGGGCGCTGCTTTCAGATGAGCGCTTTTTTCTCGCGCGCCTCCGCCGCCGACAGAAAAATGAGCGTTTCCGAACTGCGCGCCCGAGTAGCTGAGCTTCGCGCGGCAGGCATGACGAACCGCGCCATCGGAAAGCTGCTCGGCGTTCCGGAGCGCACGGCCGCATACCACGCCCTGAAGTCCGGAACGTCACGCCGGCGCTGACGCTTCGCCCTCTTTCGCCTTCTTTTTGCCTTTTCGGTTGCGTATTTTCCGGTCTTGTTCCGTATGTGCGGAGCCGCTCGTACATCCGCCCTATTCGCGTGCGATTGCGCACGCCGTGCGCGGCGTGCGTTAGGCGCACTATGCTCAGCGCGCACGCCGGCGCGGCGGCATCGCGAAAAGCCAGTTCCCGAGCCGCTCCGCCGTTTTTACACCGGCCACTTGATTTCGGCAACTTTTTTGCATGTATATAGGCGAGGGTTAATCATCCATCATCCACAGGAGGTATGAAAAATGGGCGAGAAGAAAGAATCTGCGGTAAGCGTACTTATTGGGGCGGCGTTCCTTATGGCGACGTCAGCCATCGGGCCTGGGTTCCTGACTCAGACGACGGTGTTCACGGACAAGCTGAAGGCTGCGTTCGCCTTCGCGATAATCGTATCTATCCTTATCGATATCATCGTGCAGCTCAACATCTGGCGTATCCTCGGCGTCTCCGGCAAACGCGCGCAGGACGTCGCGAACGAAGTTTTCCCTGGGCTCGGTTATTTCCTCGCGATACTCGTGGCAATAGGCGGACTTGTATTCAACATCGGCAACGTCGGCGGCGCGGCGATGGGGCTTAACGTCATCTGCGGGATACCGCTCGCCCCGGCGGCGATCATAAGCGCGCTCTGCGCGATCGTGCTCTTTGTAAGCAAGGAGGCCGGCAAGGCTATGGACACCTTCACAAAAGTCCTCGGCATCATCATGCTCGTAATGGTCGGCTTCATGGTGGTCAAGACACAGCCGCCTGTCGGACTGGCGCTGAAGGAGACTGTGCTCCCGTCGCAGATAGACTGGCTTACTATATTGACGCTCGTCGGCGGCACGGTCGGCGGCTATATAACCTTCTCCGGAGCGCACAGAATCATTGACGCGAACATTACGGGAATCGAAAACCTCGACAAAATATCCAAAGGCTCGATTTCAGCCATCGGCATCACCGGCCTCATGCGCTACCTGCTCTTCCTCGCCATTCTCGGCGTCGTAGCCGGCGGCGCGCAGCTCGACCCGGCCAACCCGCCTGCGTCGGCGTTCAGGATAGGCGCAGGCGAGCTCGGCTACCGCATATTCGGCGTAATACTATGGTGCGCCGCTGTAACGTCGGTCGTCGGCGCTTCATATACGTCGATTTCCTTCCTGCGCACGCTCTTCGCGCGTGTCGAGGCCAAGCACCGCTGGTGGATAATCGGCTTCATCTGCATTTCGACTGCGATATTCACGACGCTTGGAAATCCAGTCACGCTGCTCATATTCGCCGGCTCCGTCAACGGCCTGATACTGCCGATTTCGCTCGGCGCTATACTGCTG
This region includes:
- a CDS encoding glutaredoxin domain-containing protein, producing the protein MEVKVYSTPSCPWCVRVKEYLSGLGVPYTNVNIAEDRASAMELVKKTKQIGVPVTFIGDKFVVGFNEPELEALLKENGLIA
- a CDS encoding sensor histidine kinase — its product is MFRRISLESLMKWIFLLIALSTAVLILGTRLYQSYAQKRESAAASAERLVRLLDMYDINYSEAVILEELGPYWRRCAAGEPPSLTVESGGRYYGFVPAPEAIYSDMVEEERYLILVGILGLIVAVELAVFLSYILTRPLRRLTRMCREIADGKPVRAPLALLSPSEFYELTASFNDMSAQLERWREVQRQLSRMDRLAALGAMISSLSHEIRNPLASMRIQADLLRDGIERFASGDFSGEDIGDAEEQIKVLGEEIDRLNNIVVQLLSFVRPRPAVLTPTKLDALLPWAGSMLGAQARKHGVRLTLKSTEPDVTVMADGESLRQIVMNLALNSIQAMEEGGGSLTVSVGLSPPSAGGGERGVITVADTGGGIPSGIEHRIFDPFFTTRKDGTGLGLSIVQRITENLGGELSLENSGGGAVFRIYFKLAERRMEQ
- a CDS encoding glucose-6-phosphate isomerase, whose product is MDKISFSFGAAFGRSAADWCSLRAKYEAAALEAQSWINGTPFGTEGHGWMALPDCSVAQVDETAEWLRGYDSVIQVGIGGSALGNLMLNQALLDGFYNETEAKPKFYLADNPDPDKTRSIWERVKDGKVALVGVSKSGSTAETMTQFLWYRDEMLKKGQSDRDILVITDPEKGIFRAFAKDSECRVMELPASVGGRYSVLCPAGLVTAAALGIDAAALLRGAGAMRDFVSKETDFAKNPAMRLAALHMTHAEERRPMSVLMPYSSKMAYFAEWYAQLWAESLGKEGKGTTPVRALGSIDQHSQVQLYTEGPDDKFFTLISIKDHGPEAVVPNIDHEALKPLEYLNGQGIGAMLNLEAKSTAAAIVKAGRPLVWIELEKLDEETVGALVFFYEYLTALTGRMMGVNPFDQPGVEQGKKYTYGLMGRSGYEKDAEEVGEWFAKITADSVEAVYKELRAGDETGIGDRK
- a CDS encoding sulfide/dihydroorotate dehydrogenase-like FAD/NAD-binding protein; translation: MFKIVSKQKIAPKEFDMWVEAPRIASHAKAGQFVVLRVNETGERIPLTIADHCEEKGQIRLVFQVVGKSTAALSRLEPGDAILDISGPLGTPSEVEKYGTVLMVGGGVGIAALYPIIKALKLQGNKVITILGGRTSSLVVMKEECAKYSDELIVTTDDGSEGMKGVVTDAMKLVIERGEKVDRCWCIGPSIMMKFGTKAAKELGLPIWVSLNPLMVDGTGMCGCCRVTVDGKIFFACVDGPEFDGHKVNWDEFMSRMRQYKDEEKISMDKYIEEVGEETWL
- a CDS encoding sodium:solute symporter family protein; the protein is MPPLAYYLAAFAVYTISIILLTGQSFPMKESVRSFYLGNRAVPLWPTAATFCATWISPLSLVGFSMWYYRDGWVAFWSSVNGWMLGFLFFPFIVKRLRMARVMSMPEWLEKSCGDVRVRRLAAAAMIFLYTVYLVIQFRAFGVIVSYMLQIPQGFASTSLIYLFVLYTTFGGYPSVVRSDSLNLLLIIIGVSAAAYFALPGGFTLSDAAEVLRSESLRSPPETMSAAEIFSSFAVMLTWGFGVAANPQYAVRIIACRSRREAFRLLSAAPYIIGWIYLCVSFFVMVCRVCHPDIGVMEETLGFAVLGQFLPPFASMLLLVCVIASAVSTANSQLLLAACSLCYDLFPRRAPRGGVFGDERFLIANRAAVTVIASAALLLGTAELPGYMRLGSISWTLVAILYFYPLFTPRLVVREILFSVLLCAVAAQLFLIFVFGLEPEYAMLAVMAGEGLVFALRRRAREASDV
- the gltA gene encoding NADPH-dependent glutamate synthase; translated protein: MAVTFSKWKTPIKEQDPEIRRSNFGEVCLGYTLEEGRTEAGRCLQCKTKPCVAGCPVKIDIPAFIKCIKEGDMAGAAAIMDQYTNLPAVCGRVCPQESQCEGKCTVGKMKDFEPVAIGKLERLVADWKYAQENMEAKPYEGEKKGRVAVVGSGPSSLTVAGDLAKMGYEVKIFEALHAAGGVLIYGIPEFRLPKKIVKMEIEAMQKLGVDIETNVVVGKTITMQEIMQEYDACYIAVGAGAPHFQGVPGTTLNGVYSASEYLTRINLMHGYEFPKFDTPAKKAHKVVVIGGGNVAMDAARSAKRLGAEEVTVVYRRSLAELPARIEEYHHAVEEGIVFNWLTNPTEYVDDGNGSLKGVKCIKMELGEPDASGRRRPVPVEGSEFFIEADCAIEAIGQGSNKVLLSTFPEMKLNKWGYIEADPVTGATSVPGVFAGGDIVTGAATVILAMGAGKEAAVAIDKYITEKKAAK